One region of Nothobranchius furzeri strain GRZ-AD chromosome 16, NfurGRZ-RIMD1, whole genome shotgun sequence genomic DNA includes:
- the LOC139063558 gene encoding gastrula zinc finger protein XlCGF57.1-like, which yields MKEVDLHHNTSESQLLEKKQDINSVVAPQQKDVLIKQTSDDQQLVEVKEEVLDLQNSSLNQHKPELINIKKEEEEEEEEVWTSQDEGHHTVKSEDEEKPQLLHLHQIKSEDNRETRPPTCSPAEQITTENDREDCGGPEPDRNPDPKTHVQPNTDEKASDSSETEDSEDDGEDHSKDDCDETESSNGCESEDSDEDWRETTTCPSGEKNNVGCKTSKKAFKCPECFKRFVNKLSFQKHATSHSGESSSSVADEKRSRRKRNADSKTGNNIETRTFACEDCAKVFKFPHTLKRHMKHHIGHKPFACKDCGKTFCNRSKVKRHMRIHNGEKPFACKDCGKKFSYQNVLAYHMAVHKGEKPFQCEVCNRSFLMRGALNVHKKIHEGEKSFVCSVCNTRFRLKGDLKRHEEIHLNVKQFACVQCGKSFSRKHTLVNHLKLHTGERPFACNKCEQKFTRKMYLMRHMKRHLKEQNALFVCATCGKGFNKKLSLETHMHLHTGQNLFSCDVCSKTFVRRDSLKTHCKKFHKNG from the exons ATGAAAGAAGTAGATCTTCATCACAACACCTCTGAAAGTCAACTTCTAGAGAAGAAACAAGACATTAATTCTGTCGTTGCTCCTCAGCAGAAGGATGTTCTTATAAAGCAAACATCTG ATGATCAGCAGCTGGTGGAGGTTAAAGAAGAGGTTCTTGATCTACAGAACTCCAGTCTGAACCAGCATAAACCGGAGCTCATCAACataaagaaggaggaggaggaggaggaggaggaagtctGGACCAGTCAGGATGAAGGGCATCATACTGTGAAGAGtgaagatgaagagaaacctcagcTTTTACATCTTCATCAAATCAAAAGTGAAGACAACAGAGAGACAAGACCTCCAACTTGCAGCCCAgctgagcagataacaacagaaaATGATAGAGAGGACTGTGgaggaccagaaccagacagGAACCCAGACCCAAAAACTCATGTACAACCAAACACAGATGAAAAGGCTTCTGACTCTTCTGAGACTGAAGATAGTGAGGATGACGGTGAAGATCACAGTAAAGATGATTGTGATGAAACAGAGTCAAGTAATGGATGTGAAAGTGAAGACAGTGATGAGGACTGGAGGGAAACCACAACATGTCCTTCAGGTGAAAAAAACAACGTGGGATGTAAAACTAGCAAGAAAGCCTTCAAGTGTCCTGAGTGTTTTAAACGGTTTGTCAACAAGTTGTCCTTTCAGAAACACGCGACTTCTCACTCGGGTGAAAGCTCGTCTAGTGTGGCTGATGAGAAACGTTCTAGAAGGAAGCGGAATGCAGATTCAAAAACGGGAAACAATATTGAGACAAGAACATTTGCTTGTGAAGATTGTGCTAAAGTATTCAAATTCCCACACACTCTCAAACGCCACATGAAACATCACATTGGACATAAACCCTTTGCTTGTAAGGATTGTGGTAAAACGTTTTGTAACCGATCTAAAGTTAAACGTCACATGAGAATTCACAATGGGGAAAAACCCTTTGCTTGTAAGGATTGTGGTAAAAAGTTTTCCTATCAGAATGTTCTTGCATATCACATGGCAGTCCACAAAGGAGAGAAACCGTTTCAGTGTGAGGTGTGTAATCGAAGCTTTTTAATGAGAGGAGCACTGAATGTACATAAGAAGATTCACGAAGGAGAAAAATCTTTTGTTTGCAGTGTTTGTAACACACGTTTTAGGCTAAAAGGAGACCTCAAAAGACATgaggaaattcacttaaatgtgaAACAATTTGCTTGTGTCCAGTGCGGCAAGAGCTTTTCCCGAAAACACACCCTGGTCAATCATTTGAAACTCCACACAGGAGAGAGACCATTTGCCTGTAATAAGTGTGAACAGAAATTTACTCGGAAGATGTATCTTATGCGACACATGAAACGCCACTTAAAAGAGCAGAATGCACTGTTTGTTTGCGCGACATGTGGAAAAGGGTTCAACAAGAAGTTAAGCCTTGAAACACACATGCATTTGCACACAGGACAAAATCTATTTAGCTGTGATGTTTGTAGCAAAACATTTGTACGAAGAGATAGTCTGAAGACACATTGCAAAAAATTCCACAAAAATGGCTAA
- the LOC139063557 gene encoding gastrula zinc finger protein XlCGF57.1-like has protein sequence MKEVDLHHNTSESQLLEKKQDINSVVAPQQKDVLIKQTSDDQQLVEVKEEVLDLQNSSLNQHKPELINIKKEEEEEEVWTSQDEGHHTVKSEDEEKPQLLHLHQIKSEDNRETRPPTCSPAEQITTENDREDCGGPEPDRNPDPKTHVQPNTDEKASDSSETEDSEDDGEDHSKDDCDETESSNGCESEDSDEDWRETATCPSGEKNNVGCKTSKKAFKCPERFKRFVNKLSFQKHATSHSGKSSSSVADEKRSRRKRNADSKTGNNIETRTFACEDCAKVFKFSHTLKRHMKHHIGHKPFACKDCGKTFCNRSKVKRHMRIHNGEKPFACKDCGKKFSYQNVLAYHMAVHKGEKPFQCEVCNRSFLMRGALNVHKKIHEGEKSFVCSVCNTRFRLKGDLKRHEEIHLNVKQFACVQCGKSFSRKYTLVNHLKLHTGERPFACNKCEQKFTRKMYLMRHIKKHVKRHLKEQNALFVCATCGKGFNKKLSLETHMHLHTGQNLFSCDVCSKTFVRRDSLKTHCKKFHKNG, from the exons ATGAAAGAAGTAGATCTTCATCACAACACCTCTGAAAGTCAACTTCTAGAGAAGAAACAAGACATTAATTCTGTCGTTGCTCCTCAGCAGAAGGATGTTCTTATAAAGCAAACATCTG ATGATCAGCAGCTGGTGGAGGTTAAAGAAGAGGTTCTTGATCTACAGAACTCCAGTCTGAACCAGCATAAACCGGAGCTCATCAACataaagaaggaggaggaggaggaggaagtctGGACCAGTCAGGATGAAGGGCATCATACTGTGAAGAGtgaagatgaagagaaacctcagcTTTTACATCTTCATCAAATCAAAAGTGAAGACAACAGAGAGACAAGACCTCCAACTTGCAGCCCAgctgagcagataacaacagaaaATGATAGAGAGGACTGTGgaggaccagaaccagacagGAACCCAGACCCAAAAACTCATGTACAACCAAACACAGATGAAAAGGCTTCTGACTCTTCTGAGACTGAAGATAGTGAGGATGACGGTGAAGATCACAGTAAAGATGATTGTGATGAAACAGAGTCAAGTAATGGATGTGAAAGTGAAGACAGTGATGAGGACTGGAGGGAAACCGCAACATGTCCTTCAGGTGAAAAAAACAACGTGGGATGTAAAACTAGCAAGAAAGCCTTCAAGTGTCCTGAGCGTTTTAAACGGTTTGTCAACAAGTTGTCCTTTCAGAAACACGCGACTTCTCACTCAGGTAAAAGCTCGTCTAGTGTGGCTGATGAGAAACGTTCTAGAAGGAAGCGGAATGCAGATTCAAAAACGGGAAACAATATTGAGACAAGAACATTTGCTTGTGAAGATTGTGCTAAAGTATTCAAATTCTCACACACTCTCAAACGCCACATGAAACATCACATTGGACATAAACCCTTTGCTTGTAAGGATTGTGGTAAAACGTTTTGTAACCGATCTAAAGTTAAACGTCACATGAGAATTCACAATGGGGAAAAACCCTTTGCTTGTaaggattgtggtaaaaaattttCCTATCAGAATGTTCTTGCATATCACATGGCAGTCCACAAAGGAGAGAAACCGTTTCAGTGTGAGGTGTGTAATCGAAGCTTTTTAATGAGAGGAGCACTGAATGTACATAAGAAGATTCACGAAGGAGAAAAATCTTTTGTTTGCAGCGTTTGTAACACACGTTTTAGGCTAAAAGGAGACCTCAAAAGACATgaggaaattcacttaaatgtgaAACAATTTGCTTGTGTCCAGTGCGGCAAGAGCTTTTCCCGAAAATATACCCTGGTCAATCATTTGAAACTCCACACAGGAGAGAGACCATTTGCCTGTAATAAGTGTGAACAGAAATTTACTCGGAAGATGTATCTTATGCGACACATAAAAAAACACGTAAAACGCCACTTAAAAGAGCAGAATGCACTGTTTGTTTGCGCGACATGTGGAAAAGGGTTCAACAAGAAGTTAAGCCTTGAAACACACATGCATTTGCACACAGGACAAAATCTATTTAGCTGTGATGTTTGTAGCAAAACATTTGTACGAAGAGATAGTCTGAAGACACATTGCAAAAAATTCCACAAAAATGGCTAA
- the LOC139063559 gene encoding gastrula zinc finger protein XlCGF57.1-like, whose amino-acid sequence MKEVDLHHNTSESQLLEKKQDINSVVAPQQKDVLIKQTSDDQQLVEVKEEVLDLQNSSLNQHKPELINIKKEEEEEEVWTSQDEGHHTVKSEDEEKPQLLHLHQIKSEDNRETRPPTSSPAEQITTENDREDCGGPEPDRNPDPKTHVQPNTDEKASDSSETEDSEDDGEDHSKDDCDETESSNGCESEDRDEDWRETTTCPSGEKNNVGCKTSKKAFKCPECFKRFVNKLSFQKHATSHSGESSSSVADEKRSRRKRNADSKTGNNIETRTFACEDCAKVFKFPHTLKRHMKHHIGHKPFACKDCGKTFFNRSKVKRHMRIHNGEKPFACKDCGKKFSYQNVLAYHMAVHKGEKPFQCEVCNRSFLMRGALNVHKKIHEGEKSFVCSVCNTRFRLKGDLKRHEEIHLNVKQFACVQCGKSFSRKHTLVNHLKLHTGERPFACNKCEQKFTRKMYLMRHIKRHLKEQNALFVCATCGKGFNKKLSLETHMHLHTGQNLFSCDVCSKTFVRRDSLKTHCKKFHKNG is encoded by the exons ATGAAAGAAGTAGATCTTCATCACAACACCTCTGAAAGTCAACTTCTAGAGAAGAAACAAGACATTAATTCTGTCGTTGCTCCTCAGCAGAAGGATGTTCTTATAAAGCAAACATCTG ATGATCAGCAGCTGGTGGAGGTTAAAGAAGAGGTTCTTGATCTACAGAACTCCAGTCTGAACCAGCATAAACCGGAGCTCATCAACataaagaaggaggaggaggaggaggaagtctGGACCAGTCAGGATGAAGGGCATCATACTGTGAAGAGtgaagatgaagagaaacctcagcTTTTACATCTTCATCAAATCAAAAGTGAAGACAACAGAGAGACAAGACCTCCAACCAGCAGCCCAgctgagcagataacaacagaaaATGATAGAGAGGACTGTGgaggaccagaaccagacagGAACCCAGACCCAAAAACTCATGTACAACCAAACACAGATGAAAAGGCTTCTGACTCTTCTGAGACTGAAGATAGTGAGGATGACGGTGAAGATCACAGTAAAGATGATTGTGATGAAACAGAGTCAAGTAATGGATGTGAAAGTGAAGACCGTGATGAGGACTGGAGGGAAACCACAACATGTCCTTCAGGTGAAAAAAACAACGTGGGATGTAAAACTAGCAAGAAAGCCTTCAAGTGTCCTGAGTGTTTTAAACGGTTTGTCAACAAGTTGTCCTTTCAGAAACACGCGACTTCTCACTCGGGTGAAAGCTCGTCTAGTGTGGCTGATGAGAAACGTTCTAGAAGGAAGCGGAATGCAGATTCAAAAACGGGAAACAATATTGAGACAAGAACATTTGCTTGTGAAGATTGTGCTAAAGTATTCAAATTCCCACACACTCTCAAACGCCACATGAAACATCACATTGGACATAAACCCTTTGCTTGTAAGGATTGTGGTAAAACGTTTTTTAACCGATCTAAAGTTAAACGTCACATGAGAATTCACAATGGGGAAAAACCCTTTGCTTGTAAGGATTGTGGTAAAAAGTTTTCCTATCAGAATGTTCTTGCATATCACATGGCAGTCCACAAAGGAGAGAAACCGTTTCAGTGTGAGGTGTGTAATCGAAGCTTTTTAATGAGAGGAGCACTGAATGTACATAAGAAGATTCACGAAGGAGAAAAATCTTTTGTTTGCAGTGTTTGTAACACACGTTTTAGGCTAAAAGGAGACCTCAAAAGACATgaggaaattcacttaaatgtgaAACAATTTGCTTGTGTCCAGTGCGGCAAGAGCTTTTCCCGAAAACACACCCTGGTCAATCATTTGAAACTCCACACAGGAGAGAGACCATTTGCCTGTAATAAGTGTGAACAGAAATTTACTCGGAAGATGTATCTTATGCGACACATAAAACGCCACTTAAAAGAGCAGAATGCACTGTTTGTTTGCGCGACATGTGGAAAAGGGTTCAACAAGAAGTTAAGCCTTGAAACACACATGCATTTGCACACAGGACAAAATCTATTTAGCTGTGATGTTTGTAGCAAAACATTTGTACGAAGAGACAGTCTGAAGACACATTGCAAAAAATTCCACAAAAATGGCTAA
- the LOC129166596 gene encoding gastrula zinc finger protein XlCGF57.1 — translation MKEVDLQRNTSESQLLEKKQDINSVVAPQQKDVLIKQTSDNQQLVEVKEEEVLDLQSSSVNHHKPELINIKKEEEEEVWTSQDEGHHTVKSEDEEKPQLLHLHQIKSEDNRETRPPTSSPAEQITTENDREDCGGPEPDRNPDPKTHVQPNTDEKASDSSETEDSEDDGEDHSKDDCDETESSNGCESEDRDEDWRETATCPSGEKNNVGCKTSKKAFTCPERFKRFVNKLSFQKHATSHSGESSSSVADEKRSRRKRNADSKTGNDIETRTFACEDCAKVFKFSHTLKRHMKHHIGHKPFACKDCGKTFFNRYKVKCHMRIHNGEKPFACKDCGKKFSYQNALAYHMAVHKGEKPFQCEVCNRSFLMRGALNVHKKIHEGEKSFVCSVCNTRFRLKGDLKRHEEIHLNVKQFACVQCGKSFSRKHTLVNHLKLHTGERPFACNKCEQKFTRKMYLMRHIKKHIKRHLKEQNALFVCATCGKGFNKKLSLETHMHLHTGQNLFSCDVCSKTFVRRDSLKTHCKKFHKNG, via the exons ATGAAAGAAGTAGATCTTCAACGCAACACCTCTGAAAGTCAACTTCTAGAGAAGAAACAAGACATTAATTCTGTCGTTGCTCCTCAGCAGAAGGATGTTCTTATAAAGCAAACATCTG ATAATCAGCAGCTGGTGGAGGTTAAAGAAGAAGAGGTTCTTGATCTACAGAGCTCCAGTGTGAACCATCATAAACCGGAGCTCATCAACataaagaaggaggaggaggaggaggtctggACCAGTCAGGATGAAGGGCATCATACTGTGAAGAGtgaagatgaagagaaacctcagcTTTTACATCTTCATCAAATCAAAAGTGAAGACAACAGAGAGACAAGACCTCCAACCAGCAGCCCAgctgagcagataacaacagaaaATGATAGAGAGGACTGTGgaggaccagaaccagacagGAACCCAGACCCAAAAACTCATGTACAACCAAACACAGATGAAAAGGCTTCTGACTCTTCTGAGACTGAAGATAGTGAGGATGACGGTGAAGATCACAGTAAAGATGATTGTGATGAAACAGAGTCAAGTAATGGATGTGAAAGTGAAGACCGTGATGAGGACTGGAGGGAAACCGCAACATGTCCTTCAGGTGAAAAAAACAACGTGGGATGTAAAACTAGCAAGAAAGCCTTCACGTGTCCTGAGCGTTTTAAACGGTTTGTCAACAAGTTGTCCTTTCAGAAACACGCGACTTCTCACTCGGGTGAAAGCTCGTCTAGTGTGGCTGATGAGAAACGTTCTAGAAGGAAGCGGAATGCAGATTCAAAAACGGGAAACGATATTGAGACAAGAACATTTGCTTGTGAAGATTGTGCTAAAGTATTCAAATTCTCACACACTCTCAAACGCCATATGAAACATCACATTGGACATAAACCCTTTGCTTGTAAGGATTGTGGTAAAACGTTTTTTAACCGATATAAAGTTAAATGTCACATGAGAATTCACAATGGGGAAAAACCCTTTGCTTGTAAGGATTGTGGTAAAAAGTTTTCCTATCAGAATGCTCTTGCATATCACATGGCAGTCCACAAAGGAGAGAAACCGTTTCAGTGTGAGGTGTGTAATCGAAGCTTTTTAATGAGAGGAGCACTGAATGTACATAAGAAGATTCACGAAGGAGAAAAATCTTTTGTTTGCAGTGTTTGTAACACACGTTTTAGGCTAAAAGGAGACCTCAAAAGACATGAGGAAATTCACTTAAACGTGAAACAATTTGCTTGTGTCCAGTGCGGCAAGAGCTTTTCCCGAAAACACACCCTGGTCAATCATTTGAAACTCCACACAGGAGAGAGACCATTTGCCTGTAATAAGTGTGAACAGAAATTTACTCGGAAGATGTATCTTATGCGACAcataaaaaaacacataaaacgcCACTTAAAAGAGCAGAATGCACTGTTTGTTTGCGCGACATGTGGAAAAGGGTTCAACAAGAAGTTAAGCCTTGAAACACACATGCATTTGCACACAGGACAAAATCTATTTAGCTGTGATGTTTGTAGCAAAACATTTGTACGAAGAGATAGTCTGAAGACACATTGCAAAAAATTCCACAAAAATGGCTAA